Sequence from the Methanobacteriaceae archaeon genome:
AATCTGGCCACGGTTGGTTCTTTTCCACATACTCCCCTAATAGTACACCCAGTTCCCTTTGCAGTTTGGGAGCACTGGTAACAAAACATATCTAATGAATCTTTTTTCTCCACTTTATCTCCTCCTTCGACGGTAAGATTTTGATTTTTATTAATTCCACGAATTGAATCTATAAATCCCATTTTATCTCCTCTATAATGTCTTAATTTTGACGTCTTAATTTTGACATGGTAGTTGGATTATATGGCCTCGAACTGTTCTTTCCCCACAAAACACAGAGGGCAGACCCAGTCATCAGGAAGGTCTTCAAAAGAGGTTCCAGGCTCTATACCATTTTCAGGGTCTCCATTTTTGGGATCGTATATATATGCGCAAATTATACATCTGTAATTCATTTTTTAATCTCCAGATTTTTTCCCTATATTAAAACCTATCAGTAAAGTATAAATAGTTTTTGTCACTAAGGGAGTATAAAATGAAACAAATTTATTTCATTATTTTCAATAAAATTTCCTAAAAATATTAATTGAATCGTATAATTTTAATCATAAGAGAAAATTATCATTATAATAAATTATAAAATATTTTATTTTCATTTAATTTGAAAATAACATAATTACTATCATAATCGGATATATGGGATTAATTTTAAATTAATTCAGCTTTAATTAGGAGCTAATAAGGATGCCTATCGACCAAAAAACATGGAATTCATTGAAAACAATGGGATTAACTGATTATGAGGCCACTACTTATCTGGCTTTGACCTCCATGATATCAGGCACAGCCACTGAAATTAGTATGGCCTCCAAAGTCCCTAGATCTCGGGTATATGACATACTGAAGAATATGGCCCGTAAAGGATTTGTGGAAATTGAAAGAGGCAGACCATTAAAATATACAGTGGTTTCCCCCGCTGAAGTTTTTTATAGGAATAAGCAGAAATTACTGGAGGATCTGGAAGAAGCTGAATTGGATCTCACCAGTACATATGAAAGCCAAATTTCCAAATTACCAGCACCCATATGGCTTATTCACGGTCCTGAAAAAATTATTCGCAAAGAAATGGAAATTATAACTCGGGCCAAGGAAAGCATTAATATACGGGCCGGGTTCATGTTCAAAGAAGAGGCAGAGAATCTTAAAGAAAAAATTAATCAGGCCGCACGCAGGGGAGTAAAAACTAAAATAATGGCCGCCCCCTTTACTGTTATTGATGATAAAAAAATCCATCTATCCAAGGAATTGAAGGGAATAAAGGCTGAAGTTAGAATTTACCAGATACCCTTTGTTAAAATGATTGTGAGGGACGGTAAAGAAATGATGCTCATATTTTCCAAATTTTCAGGAGAAGAGAAGAAGGCCGTGGCCCAAAGTGCCATCGGTGTCTGGAATCAGTATCCGGAAATCGCTCAAAACTATGCCAATGTATTTGAGAATATGTGGGAAGGGGATATGCCTAAAAGACCCGAAAAATCTAAAAAAAATAGTGTTAAAGATTAATTTGATGTATATCTTTTAATCTTCAGGCCACATCTCTTAATTAATTAATTAATAAAAATAAACAAATATTTCACTATTAATAGAATTATAAAAATAATATAATGAATAATGGAAAATCGTTTCTTGAGGATAATCTTATATAATAATATTGCAGATTTTATTTATAGATAATTATATAATATTTTTATATTAATTCTAGAAGAAATTATACTCCTTTTCATAGGAGAAGGTGATTAAATGCGCGTACTTTTAATTCATTCTGATTATTTAAAGTATCAAACCAAGTCTAAAACGAAAATAGCTGAAAAAATAGACGATGAAAAGAAAAAAGGATCATTTGAAAATTCTCTGGTAGCTTTCACTGCTGTAGAAAAAGAAGATGAATCAGATATTAATGGTGTAGTAGAAAACGCTGTAAAAGAAATAGCGGATGTTTTCTCTAAAGTAGGGGCTGAAAATGTGGTAGTTTACCCCTATGCTCACCTAAGTTCTTCATTAAGTTCTCCTGATGCAGCTAAAAAGATTTTGATTGAAATAGAATCTGAACTGGCAGAACTGGATATAAAAGTGGCCAGAGTTCCCTTTGGATGGTACAAATCCTTTGAAGTATCCTGCAAAGGACACCCATTATCTGAACTTTCCCGTACCATAACTTCTCAAAAAACCGAGGAAAAAGAGAAGGAAAAAGGAGAAGAATCCAAATGGTATATCCTGGATAAAGGCCATCTTATTGCTCCGGAAGAATTCGACTTCCACAACAAGGACCTGGAGCAACTGACCAAATACGAACTAGGAAAATCAGAATCATCTGGTGAAGAACCACCTCACGTTAAATTAATGAAAGAAAAGGGTTTAGCAGATTACGAACCTTCTGCTGATGTAGGACACCTTAGATGGTATCCTAAAGGCCGATTAATAAGAGATCTGCTGGCAGATTATGTTTATTTGCTTGTAACCAAAGAGGGAGCCATGCCCGTGGAAACTCCAATCATGTATGATCTGGCTGATGATGCTATTCGAGTACATGCCGAGAAATTTGGAGAAAGGCAGTACCGACTGGGCCATAAGAAAAAAGAACTTATGCTCAGATACGCCTGCTGTTTCGGTGCTTTTAGAGTATTATCTGATTCTTTCCTGACCTGGAAGAACTTACCTGCCCGAATTTATGAACTTTCTACTTACAGTTTCCGCATGGAGAAAAAAGGGGAAGTCGTGGGACTCAAAAGGCTGCGTGGATTCACTATGCCGGATTTACATACGGTGTGCCGGGATTTAGGCCAATCACTGGTGGAATTCGACCGACAGATAGGTATCTGTATGCAAACTGGGGAAGACTTCAATGTTAATTACGAAGTTATATTCCGGGCCACTCAGGACTTTTATGATGAGCACAAAGATTGGATGCATGCTTCTGCTCAAAAAATTGGAAAACCAGTGCTTCTAGAAATTTTACCAGAGAGAAAAAACTACTGGATTTCTAAAATGGACTTTGCTGCTATTGATTATCTGGGAAGGCCTATAGAGAATCCAACTGTACAGATTGATGTTGAAAGTGGAGAAAGATTTGATATAACCTTCTTAGAAGAGAATGAGCAAGAAGATTACCCAATAATCCTTCATTGTAGTCCTACTGGAAGTATAGAACGTGTAATTTGCAGTTTACTGGAAAAAACAGCCGTTGAAATGGATGAAAAGCCTCCAATGTTACCCGTTTGGCTTTCCCCTACTCAGGTGAGAATACTGCCTATTGCAGAGCGACATATGGATTATGCTCTAGAACTAGCTCGAGAATTAAAGGATCAAAATGTTCGGGTAGATGTGGATGACCGACCTGAAAGGGTAGGTAAGAAAATCAGAAATGCTGCCACTGATTGGGTGCCTTATGTGACTGTTATTGGTGATAATGAACTGGAAAGTGAAGAATTAACCATTAACATTCGTGAAACCCAGGAAAAACAGGCTATGACTAGAGAAGATCTGGTAAAATTAGTTAAAG
This genomic interval carries:
- a CDS encoding rubredoxin, which gives rise to MNYRCIICAYIYDPKNGDPENGIEPGTSFEDLPDDWVCPLCFVGKEQFEAI
- a CDS encoding helix-turn-helix domain-containing protein: MPIDQKTWNSLKTMGLTDYEATTYLALTSMISGTATEISMASKVPRSRVYDILKNMARKGFVEIERGRPLKYTVVSPAEVFYRNKQKLLEDLEEAELDLTSTYESQISKLPAPIWLIHGPEKIIRKEMEIITRAKESINIRAGFMFKEEAENLKEKINQAARRGVKTKIMAAPFTVIDDKKIHLSKELKGIKAEVRIYQIPFVKMIVRDGKEMMLIFSKFSGEEKKAVAQSAIGVWNQYPEIAQNYANVFENMWEGDMPKRPEKSKKNSVKD
- a CDS encoding threonine--tRNA ligase, encoding MRVLLIHSDYLKYQTKSKTKIAEKIDDEKKKGSFENSLVAFTAVEKEDESDINGVVENAVKEIADVFSKVGAENVVVYPYAHLSSSLSSPDAAKKILIEIESELAELDIKVARVPFGWYKSFEVSCKGHPLSELSRTITSQKTEEKEKEKGEESKWYILDKGHLIAPEEFDFHNKDLEQLTKYELGKSESSGEEPPHVKLMKEKGLADYEPSADVGHLRWYPKGRLIRDLLADYVYLLVTKEGAMPVETPIMYDLADDAIRVHAEKFGERQYRLGHKKKELMLRYACCFGAFRVLSDSFLTWKNLPARIYELSTYSFRMEKKGEVVGLKRLRGFTMPDLHTVCRDLGQSLVEFDRQIGICMQTGEDFNVNYEVIFRATQDFYDEHKDWMHASAQKIGKPVLLEILPERKNYWISKMDFAAIDYLGRPIENPTVQIDVESGERFDITFLEENEQEDYPIILHCSPTGSIERVICSLLEKTAVEMDEKPPMLPVWLSPTQVRILPIAERHMDYALELARELKDQNVRVDVDDRPERVGKKIRNAATDWVPYVTVIGDNELESEELTINIRETQEKQAMTREDLVKLVKEETNEMPFRALPLPLMLSERINF